In Candidatus Kaelpia imicola, a single window of DNA contains:
- a CDS encoding FAD-dependent oxidoreductase, with translation MESFRFEPESPVDFLPGQFAQIIFDKKDKNNYELNKYLSFSSAPEKEYIEFTKKLSSSAFSDKLKDLKKGDAVAMHSPMGKSVFKNEFKRIGFLIGGIGITPVISIIEYIMDKKLDIDICLIYANRSEAEIAYRQELDNWSGQNPLLDIKYFVHICDVKDAACYQGRIDSGVISNHMGGYRDRVLFIFGPPAMVNTMTRLCSELGCDKDNVWVENFIGY, from the coding sequence GTGGAAAGTTTCAGATTTGAACCTGAAAGTCCGGTAGATTTTCTGCCTGGGCAGTTCGCTCAGATCATTTTTGATAAAAAAGATAAAAATAATTACGAACTGAATAAATACTTGTCTTTTTCCAGTGCACCTGAAAAAGAGTATATTGAATTTACAAAAAAATTAAGCAGTAGCGCGTTTTCAGATAAACTCAAAGATCTTAAAAAAGGCGATGCTGTAGCTATGCACAGCCCAATGGGAAAATCTGTGTTCAAGAATGAATTCAAGCGCATAGGGTTTTTGATTGGCGGTATAGGTATTACACCGGTAATATCGATAATCGAGTATATTATGGATAAAAAACTTGATATCGATATCTGTCTTATTTATGCAAATAGAAGCGAAGCGGAGATAGCTTACAGACAAGAGCTGGATAATTGGAGCGGACAGAATCCTTTACTGGATATTAAATATTTTGTCCATATATGCGATGTCAAGGATGCAGCATGCTATCAGGGTAGAATAGATTCAGGCGTTATATCAAACCATATGGGCGGTTATCGCGACAGGGTTTTGTTTATATTCGGACCGCCTGCCATGGTAAATACTATGACAAGGCTGTGCTCAGAGCTGGGTTGTGATAAAGACAATGTGTGGGTTGAAAATTTTATAGGATATTAA
- a CDS encoding pyridoxamine 5'-phosphate oxidase family protein, which translates to MELSDKVVDFLERQSFVIVSTIDSDGRIHCSAKGIVGIHKDGSVFVIDLYRNKTYDNLKNDPRVSITQVDEHSFTGYTLQGKAKIVFKDQINDDQIKEWEKKVLKRISDRLVKSVQSEKASSMHHEAQLPEEPKYLIEIDVESIIDLSPP; encoded by the coding sequence ATGGAGCTTTCCGACAAGGTGGTAGATTTTCTTGAGAGGCAGAGTTTTGTGATAGTCTCTACTATAGACTCTGACGGTAGAATACATTGTTCTGCTAAAGGTATAGTGGGTATTCACAAAGATGGAAGTGTATTTGTAATCGATCTCTACCGTAACAAAACGTACGACAATCTTAAAAATGATCCACGAGTGAGCATAACACAGGTAGATGAGCACAGTTTTACAGGATATACTCTTCAAGGTAAAGCTAAAATAGTGTTTAAGGATCAAATAAATGATGATCAGATAAAAGAATGGGAAAAGAAGGTTTTAAAGAGAATATCGGATAGGCTTGTAAAAAGTGTGCAAAGCGAAAAGGCATCAAGTATGCACCACGAGGCCCAGCTTCCTGAAGAACCTAAATATCTTATCGAGATAGACGTTGAGAGTATAATAGACTTATCTCCGCCTTAA
- a CDS encoding rubredoxin has product MERFKCMVCGYIYDPAENNSIAFSDLPDNWVCPECGVSKEMFELAE; this is encoded by the coding sequence ATGGAAAGATTTAAATGCATGGTTTGCGGTTACATTTATGATCCGGCGGAAAATAACAGTATCGCGTTTTCGGATTTGCCGGATAATTGGGTATGCCCCGAATGCGGGGTAAGCAAAGAGATGTTTGAATTGGCAGAATAG
- a CDS encoding rubrerythrin family protein, producing MADLKGTKTEKNLLVSFAGESQARNRYTYFASVAKKAGYEQIAAIFLETADNEKEHAKKFFKYLEGGAVEIVATYPAGVISDTAANLLAAAEGENEEWTKLYKEAEATAREEGFDDAADTFKEIAEVEEQHERRYRKFFTNVKDGRVFKRDEVVKWKCRNCGYVHEGKEALDECPACAHPQAYYEILCENY from the coding sequence ATGGCAGATTTAAAAGGGACCAAAACAGAGAAAAATCTTCTTGTGTCATTTGCTGGTGAATCACAGGCAAGGAATCGCTATACGTATTTTGCATCGGTTGCAAAAAAAGCCGGTTATGAGCAGATAGCCGCGATATTTCTTGAGACAGCAGATAACGAAAAAGAGCATGCAAAGAAATTTTTCAAATATCTTGAAGGAGGAGCTGTAGAGATAGTGGCGACTTATCCGGCAGGAGTAATAAGCGATACAGCAGCTAATCTTCTTGCTGCGGCAGAGGGTGAGAATGAGGAGTGGACAAAGCTTTACAAGGAAGCTGAAGCAACAGCAAGAGAAGAAGGTTTTGATGATGCGGCTGATACATTTAAAGAGATAGCCGAAGTTGAAGAACAGCATGAGAGACGTTACCGTAAGTTTTTTACTAATGTAAAGGACGGTAGAGTATTTAAACGTGATGAGGTTGTTAAATGGAAATGCCGCAACTGCGGCTATGTACATGAAGGAAAAGAGGCTCTTGATGAATGTCCGGCTTGTGCACATCCTCAGGCCTATTATGAGATTTTATGTGAGAACTATTAA
- a CDS encoding desulfoferrodoxin family protein, with the protein MKGIVCKVCYYVVINGVVPQQCPVCGAKSFEEKDDALKTAADKAEVGESEKKHIPAITVIKKCGLISEECQDVHVKIGEIQHPMTPEHSIQHIDFYIDKEFISRVILTPDKLNPAAVLHLKLGAGKIAAVELCNLHGAWFNETDL; encoded by the coding sequence ATGAAAGGTATAGTATGTAAAGTATGCTATTATGTGGTAATAAACGGTGTTGTGCCCCAACAGTGTCCTGTCTGTGGAGCAAAATCTTTTGAAGAAAAAGATGATGCACTCAAAACCGCTGCTGATAAGGCCGAGGTGGGAGAGTCTGAAAAAAAACATATCCCGGCCATAACAGTTATTAAGAAATGCGGACTTATTTCCGAAGAGTGTCAGGATGTTCATGTAAAAATAGGGGAAATACAGCATCCAATGACTCCTGAACACAGTATACAGCATATTGATTTTTATATTGATAAAGAGTTTATATCAAGAGTAATACTTACCCCGGATAAACTTAATCCTGCTGCCGTACTTCATTTAAAGCTCGGAGCAGGAAAGATTGCGGCAGTTGAGTTGTGCAACCTGCACGGAGCATGGTTTAATGAAACAGATCTTTAA